From Alloacidobacterium dinghuense:
GGTGGAATCCGTCCGGTCTCCCAGGAATTCATTGAGGCCGCTCGCGAACTGACACGCTCTACCGGCGCACTGCTGATTGTCGACGAAATTCAAGCGGGTCTGGGCCGCACTGGCAAGTGGTTCGGTTACCAGCATTACGGCATCAAGCCTGATGTGACCACACTGGCGAAGCCAATTGCAGGAGGCTTGCCGCTTGGCGTGATGCTCTGCACCGAAGAAGCAGCGCAGGCGATTCATCCCGGCATGCACGGCACCACCTTTGGCGGCGGCCCGCTAGCCTGCGCAGTGGCGGTTGCTGTCTACGACACGATTGAAAAGGAACATCTGCTTGATCATGTCCAGGAAGTAGGCAACTACTTCCATCAGAAACTCGATCAACTTAAACAGAAGCACATCGCAATTACGGAAGTGCGCGGCCTCGGCCTGATGTTGGCCGCGGAACTGGATTCAGCGGAGTTGGCGAAAACGGTATTGGCGGAGATGGTGAAGCGGCACATCCTCATCAATCGAACCAGTGAGACGGTTCTGCGTTTTCTGCCGCCTTTCATTCTCGACAAAGAGCACGTCGATGACGCCATCGATGCTCTTGACACAATTTTAACGGAGCACAGCCCGGCACACGCCGGCGAGCAAGCTCATACTATGGGAGGAACACACATTGGCTAGCAAGGCATTCGCAGCTGTGGAACACGAGACTGGCCTCGGCGTGCTTGCTCCGGCAACGGAATCACTCGCAGGACGAGACCTTTGCTCCATCGCCGATCTTACGCCGGACGAAACAGAAGCAATCCTGGCGCTCGCACACGACGTAAAGCTAAACCCTTCGACCTATCGCTATGCCCTCGATGCCAGGCAGATGGTCATGTTTTTCGAGAAGGCATCCTTGCGGACGCGCCTGACATTCGAGACTGCGATCAATACGTTGGGTGGCAACGCCATCTTCGTCGATCAGACGCAATCGCCGCTCGGTGAGCGCGAGTCACTGGCCGATATGTCGCGTAATCTCGAGCGCTGGGTCTCGGTCATTGTACTGCGCACCTATGCGCACGAAACGATCACTGAGATGGCGCAATATGCCAGCGTGCCCGTCATCAATGCGTTGAGTGACCTCGAACATCCGTGCCAGGCACTCGCCGACTTCTTGACCATCGAAGAGCGGTTTGGCAGCGCAAAGGATTTGAAGTTTACCTATATCGGGGATGGCAACAATGTTTGCCATTCGCTCATGCTGACCGCGGCACAACTCGGAGCGCACTGCACGGTGGGCACTCCGAAAAACTATGCCCCCAAAGCAGACATAGTGGCTCAGGCCCGCGCTATTGGGAACGTGACAGGAAGCAACATCACACTGCTCAATGATCCCATTGCTGCCGTAACTGGAGCGGACGCTGTATACACCGACGTCTGCACCAGCATGGGCTTTGAGCATGAAGTAACCAAGCGCGCGCCGATCTTCAAGCCATACCAGGTGAATGAAACGTTGATGAGCTACGCAGCTCCGCACGCTGCCTTCATGCATTGCCTGCCTGCGCATCGCAATGCTGAGGTAACCGATGCGGTGCTTGACGGCCCGCAGTCGGTGGTCTTCGATCAGGCCGAAAACCGCATGCACGCGCAGAAGGCGCTCATGCTTATGTTGCTGGGCGGGGCAAAGCCGGCGAAGTAAGTTCGTCTCCCTCTCTTTGCGCTAAAAAGATGGCGCCTCAGGCTGGTCGATCACAGCAACCGAAGAATCACGAGGTTTTGCACGAAATGTCTGTCATTCTTGAAAGTCTGCCGGTTTGGCAGAAAGTCGGTATCGCTTTTTCCGGCGGCCTTGATACCAGCGCCGCGCTTCACTGGATGAAGCAGAAAGGCGCGGTGCCCTACGCCTACACCGCCAATCTCGGCCAGCCGGACGAAACCGATTACGACGCCATCCCCCGCAAGGCCCTTGAGTACGGCGCGGAGAATGCGCGGCTCATCGATTGCCGCGGGCCGCTGGTTCGCGAAGGCATCGCCGCACTGCAGTCCGGAGCCTTCCATATCTCGACTGCGGGTATCACCTACTTCAACACCACGCCTCTTGGACGCGCTGTTACCGGCACCATGCTGGTCACAGCCATGAAAGAGGATGGCGTCAACATCTGGGGCGACGGCTCGACCTTCAAGGGCAATGACATCGAGCGCTTCTACCGCTATGGGCTGCTCGTCAATCCTGATCTGCAGGTCTACAAGCCCTGGCTCGACCCGCTCTTCATCGATGAGCTTGGCGGCCGCGCCGAGATGTCTGCCTTCCTGCAGAAGTCCGGCTTCGGCTACAAGATGTCCGCTGAGAAGGCCTACTCGACCGACTCCAACCTCCTCGGCGCCACGCACGAAGCCAAGGATCTCGAACAGCTTTCGAGCAGCATTCGCATCGTCGAGCCCATCATGGGAACGGCCTTCTGGCGTGACGATGTGGATGTGAGGCATGAAGAGGTGACGATTCGCTTCGAACAGGGCTTCCCTGTCGCACTGAACGGTAAGGCATTCTCCAACCCGGTCGAGCTGCTGCTTGAAGCCAACCGCATTGGCGGACGTCACGGTCTGGGCATGAGTGACCAGATTGAGAACCGCATTATCGAGGCCAAGAGCCGCGGCATTTATGAAGCTCCGGGCATGGCCCTGCTCTTCATCGCCTATGAGCGCCTCATCACCGGCATTCACAACGAGGACACCATCGAGCAGTACCGCGAGAACGGCCGCAAGCTGGGCCGCCTGCTCTATCAGGGACGCTGGTTCGACCCCCAGGCCATCATGCTCCGCGAGTCTGCACAGCGCTGGGTGGCGAGCGCGATCACCGGAGAGGTCACGCTCGAGCTGCGCCGCGGCAACGACTATTCGATTCTGAATACCGAGTCGCCCAACCTCACCTTTGCGCCCGAACGCCTCAGCATGGAGAAGACCGAGTCGGCCTTTTCTCCTCGCGACCGCATTGGCCAGCTCACCATGCGGAATCTCGACATCACCGACACCCGCGCCAAGCTGATGACATACGCGCAGACCGGTCTCATCACACTGAGCCACGGCTCGGAGATGCCGCAACTGAACAGTGGGGCCAAAAACGGGGGGACGAAAAACGGGAGCATAACGAAAGGCGAAGAAAACTGATGAGCGCACAGCCCGCCAAGATGTGGTCCGGCCGCTTTCGCGAGCCGCTTGACCCTTTATTCGACCACTGGCAACGTTCCTTTGGCTTTGACAGGCAGCTGCTTCAGGAAGAAGTAGCTGCCAGCAAGGCGCATTCTCTTGCGCTGAAGGCAGCGAACATCCTGACCAGTGCAGAGCAGTCTGCGATCGCTGACGCTCTGAGCGCAATCGCGTTGCACGGCCTGGCCGAAGATGCGAAGCAGTGGATGGACGAGGCTTCGCACTGTGAGGACATTCACCACTTCGTCGAGATGAAGCTGGTTGAAGCGATTGACGATCTTGGACTCAAGCTGCACACAGGCCGCAGCCGCAATGAACAAATTGCGACTGACCTGCGTTTGTACATTCGCTCGCGCGCAAACACGATCATTGCCGACATCGGATTGTGGGCGCTGGCGCTTGTTGAACTGGCGAAGGTTTCTGGCGATGCGGTGATGCCTTCGTATACGCACTTGCAGAGGGCAGAACCTGTGCTTGTTGCGCATTGGCTGCTGGCCTATGTCGAGATGCTGCTGCGCGACGCTTCACGTCTTGAGGACTGTGTTGCGCGGTTGAACTATTCTCCGCTGGGCTCTGGGCCAATTGCGGGTGCAACTCTCGCGCTTGATCGCACCATTGCTGCCAGAGAGCTTGCTTTCTCGGCTCCAACTGCGA
This genomic window contains:
- a CDS encoding aspartate aminotransferase family protein, with the translated sequence MKLDAIQAAEAKLLLTTYERNPILFVRGDGVHLIDEKGDRYLDLLSGIGVNALGYGHPAIESAIAEQSKKLIHISNLFFHEGQAELALRLTGASGLDRAFFSNSGTEAWEAALKLARAYAGMKRSEGKHLGTRFLALEQSFHGRTMGSVATTYKEKYREPFAPVMPDVDFVRFNDVKDLKANFSSDVCAVLLEAVQGEGGIRPVSQEFIEAARELTRSTGALLIVDEIQAGLGRTGKWFGYQHYGIKPDVTTLAKPIAGGLPLGVMLCTEEAAQAIHPGMHGTTFGGGPLACAVAVAVYDTIEKEHLLDHVQEVGNYFHQKLDQLKQKHIAITEVRGLGLMLAAELDSAELAKTVLAEMVKRHILINRTSETVLRFLPPFILDKEHVDDAIDALDTILTEHSPAHAGEQAHTMGGTHIG
- the argF gene encoding ornithine carbamoyltransferase, with product MASKAFAAVEHETGLGVLAPATESLAGRDLCSIADLTPDETEAILALAHDVKLNPSTYRYALDARQMVMFFEKASLRTRLTFETAINTLGGNAIFVDQTQSPLGERESLADMSRNLERWVSVIVLRTYAHETITEMAQYASVPVINALSDLEHPCQALADFLTIEERFGSAKDLKFTYIGDGNNVCHSLMLTAAQLGAHCTVGTPKNYAPKADIVAQARAIGNVTGSNITLLNDPIAAVTGADAVYTDVCTSMGFEHEVTKRAPIFKPYQVNETLMSYAAPHAAFMHCLPAHRNAEVTDAVLDGPQSVVFDQAENRMHAQKALMLMLLGGAKPAK
- the argG gene encoding argininosuccinate synthase; amino-acid sequence: MSVILESLPVWQKVGIAFSGGLDTSAALHWMKQKGAVPYAYTANLGQPDETDYDAIPRKALEYGAENARLIDCRGPLVREGIAALQSGAFHISTAGITYFNTTPLGRAVTGTMLVTAMKEDGVNIWGDGSTFKGNDIERFYRYGLLVNPDLQVYKPWLDPLFIDELGGRAEMSAFLQKSGFGYKMSAEKAYSTDSNLLGATHEAKDLEQLSSSIRIVEPIMGTAFWRDDVDVRHEEVTIRFEQGFPVALNGKAFSNPVELLLEANRIGGRHGLGMSDQIENRIIEAKSRGIYEAPGMALLFIAYERLITGIHNEDTIEQYRENGRKLGRLLYQGRWFDPQAIMLRESAQRWVASAITGEVTLELRRGNDYSILNTESPNLTFAPERLSMEKTESAFSPRDRIGQLTMRNLDITDTRAKLMTYAQTGLITLSHGSEMPQLNSGAKNGGTKNGSITKGEEN